One genomic window of Microtus ochrogaster isolate Prairie Vole_2 chromosome 21, MicOch1.0, whole genome shotgun sequence includes the following:
- the LOC101996236 gene encoding fatty acid-binding protein, intestinal-like: MAFDGSWKVDRNENYETFMEKMGINVVKRKLASHDNLKLTIQQEGNKFTVNESSTFRTINIVFELGVNFSYTLADGTELNGIWSLEGNNRLIGKFTRVDNGKELVVVREVSGNELIQTYTYEGVEAKRFFKKE; the protein is encoded by the exons ATGGCATTTGACGGCAGTTGGAAAGTAGACCGGAATGAGAACTATGAAACGTTCATGGAGAAAATGG GCATAAATGTGGTGAAACGGAAGCTTGCATCGCACGACAACTTGAAACTGACCATCcaacaagaaggaaacaaattCACAGTCAATGAGTCCAGCACCTTCCGCACCATCAACATTGTGTTTGAACTTGGTGTCAACTTTTCTTATACTCTAGCAGATGGAACAGAACTCAAt GGGATCTGGAGCCTTGAGGGAAATAATAGACTTATTGGAAAATTCACACGAGTAGACAATGGAAAGGAGCTGGTTGTTGTCCGAGAAGTTTCTGGTAATGAGCTAATCCAG ACCTACACATATGAAGGAGTCGAGGCCAAGCGGTTCTTTAAGAAGGAATGA